The Streptomyces sp. NBC_00483 genome contains the following window.
CGAGGACGACGGGCGGCGCGTCGGCCGGTCCGAGAGCGGTCCAGCGGACTTCGCCGGACGAACTGGAGAAGCTTCGGTCGAGGTTCCAGTCGGCTGCTGTCATGACCGTAACGCTAGTTGGTCATGACACGTCGAGCCAGTGTTTTCGGCCGATGCTCACCAGGCGCAGCTGCCGCTCGGCCTGCCGCGCCACCCGCCCGAAGTCCTCGGTATCCGTGCTGAGCAGCAGCGATGCCGTCTCCAGCATGTGATCGACGTACAGGTTCGCCAGCATCATCAGGTCCTCCTGGCTCCAGCCCGCCGCGTCGGGGTCGTGGCGGAGCGCCTCCCGCACCTCGTCGGCGAACTGTGCGAGCTGCTCGCCGATCGCCTCCCGCACCCGCTGCACGCCGCCGTGCCGCTCGCGCGCGATGAAGCGGACGTGTGCGGGGTACGCCTGCACGTGACGGGCGATCAACTCGATGGTGCGCGCGATGCGTTCGTCGCTGTCCCACGTCGCCGTCAGCGCGTCGCGGATCACCGCGTGCAGGCTGCCGAGCGCCTCCTCGACCAGGGCCACTCCGAGGTCGGCCGTGCTCTCGAAGTGCCGGTAGAACGCGGTCGGGGTCACGCCCACGGCGCGCGTCACCTCGCGCAGGCCGAGGCTGCTGAGGCTCTGGTCCTCCAGTAGCTCCAGCGCCGCGTCCAGGAGCGCCTGTCGGGTTTTTTGCTTCTGCGCCTGACGGGCGCCGAGGGTGTGACTCATGTCATCCAGTTAACAACTGTTCTCTGTGATGGGGAAGTCGAGTCGCGAGCTAGACTCAATAGTCAGTGAACAGTTGTAACCCAACTTTTCGAGAGGCTTCCATGCTGTTCCTCGTAGCGGCCCTCCTGCTGCTGGGCTTCGCGCTCGGCACCGTGGCCCACGCCCCGCTGCCCGTCACGCTCGTCGCGGCCGCCGTCATCGGCGTCTGGCTGGCCGTCTTCGCGGTCCGCGAGCGCCACGCGCGCCGCAGGCACCAGCACTGAACCGTCAGCAGTTCACGTTCAGCAGTTCACGCTCTCAGGGGGTATCACCGTGCAACTCACCGCAGAATCGCGCACCACAGAGCCTCGTACCGCGGAACCGCGTACCGCGGAACCGCGCACCGCAGAGCCGCGCGCCGAGGAGCCGGGGACGAAGGCCCGCTCCGTCGGACGGCGTGACGTCGACGGCATGGCCGTCGCCTCGTTCGTCCTCGGTCTGGTCGGGCTGCTCGTCATGAACGTCTTCCTCGGCCCCGTCTCGATCGTCCTCGCGTCCGTCGCCCTGTGGCGCGGCACCGAGCGGCGCGGCCGCGCCTTCCTCGGGCTCGGTCTCGGCGTCGCCGACCTCGTCGTGCTCGGCGCCCTGATCGCCGCCGACGGCACGATGTCCTGGAGCATTACGGGCTGACCGTCGGGTGCACGCACGTGGGCTCGTAGAATCGAGCCCACCATGGCTTACCTCGACCACGCCGCGACCACTCCGATGCTCCCGGAGGCGGTCGAGGTGATGACCGCCCAGCTTGCCGTCACCGGCAACGCCTCGTCCCTGCACGCCGCGGGGCGCCGCGCCCGCCGCACCGTCGAGGAGTCCCGCGAGACCCTCGCCGAGTCCCTCGGTGCCCGGCCCAGCGAGGTCGTGTTCACCTCCGGCGGCACCGAGGCCGACAACCTCGCCGTCAAGGGCCTGTACTGGGCGCGCCGCGCGGCCGACCCGGCCCGCACCCGCGTCCTCGCCAGCCCTGTCGAGCACCACGCCGTGCTCGACGCCGTGCACTGGCTCGCCGAGCACGAGGGCGCGATCGTGGAGTACCTGCCGGTCGACGCGCACGGCCGGGTGCACGCCGAAGCGCTCCGCGAAGCGATCGAGCGGAACCCCGACGACCTCGCGCTCGCCACGGTCATGTGGGCCAACAACGAGATCGGCACGATCCAGCCGGTGCGTGAACTGGCCGACGTGGCAGGGGAGTTCGAGGTCCCGCTGCACGCCGACGCGGTGCAGGCCTACGGCCAGATCCCGGTCGACTTCGCCGCCTCCGGGCTCGCCGCGATGACCGTGTCGGGCCACAAGGTCGGCGGTTCCTACGGCATCGGTGCCCTCCTTCTCGGTCGTGAGTACACCCCCGTCCCCGTGCTGCACGGCGGCGGGCAGGAGCGGCACGTCCGCTCCGGCACGCTCGATGTCCCGGCGATCGCGGCCTTCGCCACGGCAGGCCGGATCGCGACCGAGCAGCGCGAGTGGTTCGCCCGCGAGATCGGCGCGCTCAGGGACGACCTGGTCGACGCCGTCCGGTCGGCCGCTCCCGAGGCGATCCTCGGCGGCGACCCGGCACCCGGCGGCCGGCTGCCGGCCAACGCCCACTTCACCTTCCCCGGCTGCGAGGGGGACTCGCTCCTCCTTCTCCTGGACGCCCAGGGCATCGAGTGCTCCACGGGCTCGGCCTGCACCGCGGGCGTGGCCCAGCCCAGCCACGTCCTGCTCGCGACCGGCACGGACCCGGACCTGGCGCGCGGCACGCTCCGCTTCTCCCTCGGCCACACCACCACGAAGGCCGATGTGGAAGCGGTGGCGACGGCGATCGGGCCGGTGGTGGAGCGGGCGCGGTCGGCGGGGCTCTCGTAGGGCGCTGTCACGCCTCGGCTGTCATGCCTTGACGCCCCGGCTGTGACGCCAGCGCTGTTACGTCAGCGCTGTCACGCCTTGGTGGAACCGGCCCGCTCGTACGCCGCCTTCACCAGGCGTATGTACCGGTCCCAGTCCCAGTTCGGCCCCGGGTCGGTGTGGTCGGTGCCCGGCACCTCGACGTGCCCGATGATGTGCTTCCGGTCGACCGGTATGTCGTAGCGCCTGCAGATCCGGGCGGTGAGCCGCGCGGACGACTCGTACATCGCGTCGGTGAAATCGGCCGGCCGGTCCACGAAGCCCTCGTGCTCGATGCCGACACTGCGCTCGTTGTAGTCCCGGTTGCCCGCGTGGAACGCGACGTCCAACTCCCGGATCATCTGCGCGATGTGCCCGTCCTGCCGGACCACATAGTGCGCGGCCGCCCCGTGCCACGGATCCTTGAAGACCTTCAGCGTCCCCTGGTAGCTGCCCTGGGTGACATGGATGATGACCCGGTCGATCGTGTAGTCGTCCGGCCGGTCCGCCCGCCGCCAGTTCGCCGACGCCGCGGCCACCCACTCCGCGCCCTTGAAGTCCACCGCGCCGGCCTCGCGCGGCTTGTCGACGCCCGGCATCTGCCACCACATGCGGGCGAGATCGCCGCGCGCGAGCAGCCCGACGCCCACGGCCGAAGCGGCCCCGCCGATGATCAGCGTCCGCCGGCTGACACCACGGTCATGGTCCCCGCCGCGGCCCTTCCCGGACCCGGCTCCCTGCTTCCCCATATGACGCCCCCGTCAGTCCCGTACGAGATCCACAACGGATATCCGAGCGATTCGGTTCCCACGGGCCCTTACCCTGTTAGTGCTATGACTTCCCAGACACCGCAGCGCTCCGCGGGCCCCGAGAAGGCGGCCCGACCCCTCCGTGTCCTGGCCGCCATGTCCGGCGGCGTGGACTCCGCCGTCGCCGCGGCCCGCGCCGCCGAAGCGGGCCATGACGTGACCGGCGTGCATCTCGCGCTCTCGGCGAACCCGCAATCGTTCCGCACCGGCGCCCGAGGCTGCTGCACCATCGAGGACTCCCGCGACGCGCGCCGCGCGGCGGACGTCATCGGGATCCCGTTCTACGTCTGGGACCTCGCCGACCGCTTCCGCGAGGACGTGGTGGAGGACTTCATCGCGGAGTACGAGGCCGGCCGCACGCCGAACCCGTGCCTGCGCTGCAACGAAAAGATCAAGTTCGCCGCGCTCCTCGACAAGGCGCTCGCCCTCGGCTTCGACGCGGTCTGCACGGGCCACTACGCGCAGGTGATCGTCAACGGGAACGGCGACCGCGAGCTGCACCGCGCCGCCGACATGGCCAAGGACCAGAGCTACGTCCTCGGCGTCCTGGACGACCGGCAGCTCGCCCACGCGATGTTCCCGCTGGGCGACACGGAGACGACCAAGGAAGAGATCCGCGCGGAGGCGGAGCGCCGCGACCTGGCGGTCGCCAAGAAGCCCGACTCCCACGACATCTGCTTCATCGCCGACGGCGACACCCAGGGCTTCCTCGCGAACCGGCTCGGCAAGGCGGAGGGCGACATCGTCGACGAGTCGGGCGACAAGCTCGGCACCCACGAAGGCGCCTTCGGCTACACGATCGGCCAGCGCAAGGGCCTGCGCATCGGCAGGCCCGCCCCCGACGGCAAGCCGCGCTACGTCCTGGACATCTCCCCGGTGGACAACACGGTGACGGTGGGCCCGGTGGAGGCACTCGACGTGACCGCCCTCACCGCCATCAAGCCCCGCTGGTGCGGCGCGGCACCCTCCGGACCCGGCACGTACACGGCGCAGCTGCGCGCGCACGGCGGCGAGACCGAGGTGTCGGCGGAGCTGGTGGACGACGAACTCCAGGTCCGCTTCACGGAGGCCGTCCGCGGCGTCGCCCCGGGCCAGGCGATCGTGCTGTACGACGGCACGCGCGTGGTGGGCTCGGCGACGATCGCCACTACGGAGCGGGCCGCGGCGGTCGCCTAGCCGCGCCCCTGCAGGTAGTACTGCAGTACGGCACCCAGCTGACCGCACCACTCGGACACCTGCGCCTTCTTCCGGGCCTGCACCGCGCACGTGTAGACGGCGCCGTCCACCATCGCCGCCGTCACGAACACCCCGGACGGCATCGGCTGGAAGTGCGCCGTCTGCACGTGCGTCCACGGCAGGTCGATGGCGTGCGGACCCTGCTCGAAGTGCAGCCCGTCCGCGTCCACGACCATGCCGTTGTGCTTGTCGGCGGCCACGAACTCGGGACCGGCGGCCGCGGCCGGGGGACCGGGCGCGAACTGCGGCGGATGAGCGGGCGGCGGCGGGGCCGCCGGTGGGTGCGGCGGAGGCGCCGGCGCGAACGGCGGCGGGGGACCGCCGAACCCGCCCGTCGGAACGTCCTGCTGCCCGTCTCCGTGAGCCATGTCCGCCTCACCCTCCGTCTTGCTCTGCCGTACCTCCTCATTCGACCACGCGCGCGTGGTTATGCGGCGTCGACCTGCGTCTCGTAGAAGCACAGGTGGTCCTTGACGGCGGCCACCTCGGCCTTCGGCTCCGGATACGCCCACACCAGGTCCTGCGCACCGGGCAGCGACCAGTAGGAGGCGTCGCCCTTGAAGGGACAGTGCGTAGTCGTGTTCGAGGGCGTAAGCAGCTCGGTCCGTACGTCCTCCGGCGGCAGGTAGTACCGCACCGGACAACCGGTCTCCTTGAGCACCAGCGGCCGCGAGCTCTCGGCGACCACCTGCCCGTCATGGACGACCCGCACGTGCTCGGAGCCCTGCTCGACCGTGATCGTGTGTCCTTGAGTCATACGTGTGTCAGCGCTCACAGCGGGCGGGTTCTTCCCGGCGCGACCGCAACTCTTGGAAGGATCAAGGCCTACGAGAGGATCGCCATGGCACTCGACCCCACCGACCGGACCGCCATCACCGAACTGCTCTCCCTGCACGGCCACTTGATCGACTCCGGCGAACTGGATCGACTGGACGAGCTCTTCACCCCGGACGTCGTCTACGACATCTCGGACTTCGGGCAGCCGCCTCTCCACGGCCCGGCCGCCATCAAGGACGCCGCGCTCGCCCTCGGCGCGGGCAACCCGGTCGCCCACCACATCACGAACGTCGTCCTGACCGAAGTCGCCGCGGACCGCGTGCACGCCCTGTCCAAGGGCATCGGCATCAATACGGACGGCACCACTGGCAGCGCGACCTACGAGGACACCGTGGTGCGCGGAGCGGACGGATGGCGGATCGCCCGCCGCAAGATCATCGCGCGCCGGGTGCCGCTCGGCGGCCGGTGACGTGGCGGCCCGGCTGTCAGTGGCGGGCCGTACGGTAGATGGCATGAACATCTGTGTCTTTCTCTCCGCCGCCGATCTCGACGAGCGCTACACCCGGCCCGCCCGTGAATTCGCCGAGCTGCTCGGCAAGGGTGGGCACACGCTCGTGTGGGGCGGTTCGGAGAGTGGGCTCATGAAGGTCGTCGCCGACGGGGTGGCGGAGTCCGGTGGGCGGCTGACCGGAGTGTCCGTGGACTTCCTCGCGGCCAAGGCGCGCGTCGTGGCCGAGCCCGACCAGATGGTGATCGCCAAGGACCTCGCGGAGCGCAAGGCGCTGCTCCTGGAGAAGTCCGACGCCGTCGTGATCATGGTGGGTGGCACGGGGACGCTCGACGAGGCGACCGAGATCCTTGAGCTGAAGAAGCACGGGAAGACCGACAAGCCGATCGTGCTGCTCAACTCCGCGGGCTTCTACGACGGTCTGAAGGAACAGTTCCGGCGCATGGAGGACGAGGGCTTCCTTCCGATCCCCCTCACTGACCTCGTGTTCTTCGCCGAGGAGCCGGTCGGCGCCCTGGCCTACCTCGAAGAGTCGCGCGGCGTCGAGTAGTGCGAGCATGGCGGGCATGGCTACACATGTGATCACCGGCGCCGGTTCCGGAATCGGCGCCGCCGTCGCCCGCCGCCTCCACGAGCGCGGGGACGAAATCGTCCTCCACGCGCGCGACGCGGGCCGCGCCAAGGAGCTCGCCGCACAATTCCCGGGCGCCCGGACGCTCGTCGGCGACCTCGCGGACCCGGACAAGCTGTCCTGGGCCTTCTCGCACCAGACGCTGCCCGACCGCATCGACTCGCTGCTGCACATCGCCGGCATCGTCGACCTGGGCAAGGTCGGCGAGCTCACCCCGAAGTCGTGGCGCCACCAGCTCAACGTCAACCTCATCGCCCCGGCCGAGCTGACCCGCCACTTCCTGCCCCAACTCCGCCTCGCCCAGGGGCACGTGCTCTTCGTGAACTCCGGCGCCGGGCTCAACGCCAACGCCGACTGGTCCGCGTACGCCGCCTCCAAGCACGGCCTCAAGGCGCTCGCCGACTCGCTGCGCCAGGAGGAGCACGGCAACGGGGTGCGGGTCACCTCCGTGTACCCGGGCCGCACCGCCAGCCCCATGCAGGCCAAGGTGCACCACCAGGAGGGCAAGGAGTACGACGAGTCCCGCTGGATCGACCCCGAGTCGATGGCCACGACGATCGTGATGGCCCTCGACCTGCCGCGCGACGCCGAGGTCAACGACCTGACGGTGCGCCCCGGCCGCTGACGGCGCCGCCCGCTCGGCGGCCGGCGTTACGTACCCTTCCTGGGTGACTGACAAGAGCGACTTCAGGTGGGGGCCGGCCACGGGCGTCGGCTCGATGCCCGGTGGTGATGCCCGCGAGGCCGCCAGGACCGTGACCGGCAGCTTCGAGGGCCCGGAGCAGGGGATGCCGTTCCTCGCCGAGCTGCCCGCGCGCGGCCCCGGCGCCGACATGATCGGCCGTACGGCCGGAATGCTCGTCGACCTGTACGCGCGCGTGGAGCCCAGCGGCTGGCGGATCGGCGACCGGCCCGGCCGGGACACCAAGCGCGCCAGGTCCTGGCTCGGCGAGGACCTCGACGCGCTCGAGGAGTTCACGCAGGGGTACGAGGGCCCGCTCAAGGTGCAGGCCGTCGGGCCGTGGACGCTCGCCGCCGCACTGGAGCTGCGGAACGGCGAGTCCGCCCTCTCCGACCTCGGCGCGTGCCGCGACCTCGCCGCGTCCCTGGCCGAGGGGTTGCGCGAGCACCTCGCCGACGTACGCCGCCGGGTGCCCGGCGCCCAGTTGGTGCTGCAGCTCGACGAGCCCTCCCTCATCGCCGTGCTGCGCGGGCAGATCAAGACCGCCAGCGAATACCGCACGCACCGCGCCGTCGACCGCCAGCACGTCGAGAGCGCGCTGCGGGACGTCTTCTCCGTGCTCGAGGACGGGCCGCGCCTCGTCCACTCCTGCGCCTCCGATGTGCCGTTCGCCCTCCTGCGCCGGGCCGGCGCGGACGCGGTCTCCTTCGACTTCTCGCTGCTCACCGAGCGTGACGACGAGGTGATCGGGGAGTCCGTCGAGGCCGGCCTGCGACTCGTCGCCGGTGTCGTGCCGGGAGTGGACGGCCCATTGTCAGACCCTGCCGGTAGCGTCATGGGTGTCAGGACGCTGTGGCGCAGGCTGGGGCTGAATCCGGGTTCTCTCGCGGACTCGGTGGTGCTCACGCCGTCGTGCGGACTCGCGGGTGCCTCGCCCGCGTACGCCCGCGCGGCACTCGCCCACTGCGTCCGGGCGGCGAGATCACTCGCGGACAACCCTGAGTGACCGTGGACGAAGGCGAACGGGAGGACGAGACGGTGGCTGACGAACTGCAGAGCGAGGGCACGGTGCCCGCCAAGGTGCGGGACGAGCACGCCCAGCTGGCGGAGCAGATCGAGGAGCACCGCTTCCGGTACTACGTGAACGACGCTCCGGTCGTCTCGGACGCCGAGTTCGACAAGCTCCTGCGCTCCGTGGAGGCGCTGGAGGAGAAGTACCCCGAGCTGCGTACGCCGGACTCGCCGACCCAGAAGGTCGCGGGACAGTACGAGACGGAGTTCACGTCCGTCGAGCACCGCGAGCGCATGCTCTCGCTCGACAACGCTTTTGACGACGCCGAGTTGGCGGCCTGGGCCGACCGCGTCGCCAAGGACGTCGGCGCGCCCGGCTACCACTTCCTGTGCGAGCTGAAGATCGACGGCCTCGCGGTGAACCTGACGTACGAGGACGGGCGGCTGACCCGCGCGGCCACGCGTGGCGACGGCCGGGTCGGCGAGGACATCACGTCCAACGTCCGCACGATCACGGACATCCCGAACCGCCTGAAGGGCGACAACATCCCGCCGCTCGTCGAGATCCGCGGCGAGGTCTTCTTCCCCATGGACAAGTTCGAGGAGCTGAACGCCCGGCTCGTCGAGGCGGGCGACAAGCCCTTCGCCAACCCTCGTAACGCGGCGGCGGGTTCGCTGCGCCAGAAGGACCCGCGCGTCACCGCGACGCGCCCGCTGCACATGGTCGTGCACGGCATCGGCGCCCGCGAGGGCTTCGACATCGACCGCCTCTCGGAGGCCTACGACCTGCTGCGCGAGTGGGGCCTGCCGACCACCAAGTACAGCAAGGTCGTCGAAGACCTCGAAGGCGTACGGAAGTTCATCGCGTACTACGGAGAGAACCGCCACTCCGTGGACCACGAGATCGACGGCGCGGTCATCAAGCTCGACGAGATCCGGCTGCAGGGCCGCCTCGGCTCCACGGCGCGCGCCCCGCGCTGGGCGATCGCCTGGAAGTTCCCGCCCGAAGAGGTCAACACCAAGCTGATCAACATCCGCGTGGGCGTGGGCCGCACGGGCCGCGTGACGCCGTACGCGCAGGTGGAGCCGGTCACCGTGGCGGGCTCCGAGGTCGAGTTCGCGACGCTGCACAACCAGGAGATCGTCAAGAAGAAGGGCGTCTTCATCGGGGACACGGTCGTCATCCGCAAGGCCGGTGACGTCATCCCCGAGATCCTCGGCCCCGTCGCCGACCTCCGGGACGGCAGCGAGTACGAGTTCGTGATGCCCGCCGAGTGCCCCGAGTGCGGCACCCCGCTGCGGGCCATGAAGGAGGGCGACATCGACCTCCGGTGCCCCAACGCCCGCACGTGCCCGGCCCAGTTGCGCGAGCGCCTCTTCTACCTGGGCGGCCGCCAGAGCCTGGACATCGAGAACTTCGGGTACGTCGCCGCGGCCGCGCTCACCGGGCCGCTCGAGCCGGCGCAGCCGCCGCTCACGGACGAGGGCGACCTGTTCAGCCTCACGATGGACCAGCTCCTGCCCATCAAGGCGTACGTCCTCGACCAGGACAGTGGACTGCCCAAGCGCGATCCGAAGACGGGCGAGGAGAAGATCGCGGACATCTTCGCCACGAAGGCGGGAGAGCCGCGCAAGAACGCCGTCTCGATGCTGGAGCACATCGAGGCGGCCAAGAGCCGCCCGCTGGCCCGGGTCATCAACGGCCTTTCGATCCGTCATGTCGGCCCGGTCGCCGCCGAAGCGCTCGCGCGCGAGTTCCGCTCCATCGACCGCATCGACCAGGCCACCGAGGAGGAGCTCGCCGCGACGGACGGCGTGGGCGGGATCATCGCCACCTCCGTGAAGCAGTGGTTCGCCGAGGACTGGCATCGGGAGATTCTGCGGAAATGGCGTGAGGCCGGTGTGAGGATGGAGGAGGAAGGGGCCGGTGAGGACGAAGGCCCGCGCCCCCTCGAAGGACTCACGGTCGTGGTCACCGGAACGCTGCAGAACTTCACGCGGGATGGCGCAAAAGAGGCCCTGCAGACCAGAGGTGCCAAGGTCACGGGTTCCGTTTCCAAGAAGACGTCCTTCGTGGTCGTGGGGGACAACCCCGGCTCCAAGTACGACAAGGCCATGCAGGTCAAGGTTCCGGTTCTGGACGAGGACGGGTTCGTCGTGCTGCTGGAACAGGGGCCCGAGGCCGCCGCTGACGTGGCGCTTCCCCCGGAGCAGGAGGCCGGCGAGTAGCGGCCGGGAGTCACCCGATCGGCGCATACCAGACGCAGACGGAACGCCGGGGTCATTCGGGCAACCGTGCCCGGGCGCGTCCGTCTGGTGCCCGTGGAAGCCTTCTGCGGCCTACTGTTGAGGTGTGCGGCTGCCGAGTCCTGCTGCGGATGGGGCGAATCCTCGCTCACTCGAAGCGAGGAGAGCGGGCAGCGGACGCAGGCACCGCCGGCAGTGAGAGGGACGGGAATGGAACCGACCGAGAGCGCCGCCCCGGACTCACGCCTGCGCCCGCGTCGACGCGCGCGGCGCGATACGGCACCGCGCCCCGACTGCGGCGACGGAGTCGACGGCAGCGAAAGCGGTCACGGGGAGAGCGAGCGCGGTGGTGTGGTGAACTGGCGCAAATGGTGGCGTGCGGCCGGATTCGGTGCCGACCGGACGGGCGGGACCCCGGTCCCCGGCGCGTCCGGTCCCGAAGTGGCGGGCCACGAAGGGCTGCTGAGGCGCGGAGCGAAGGATCGCCCTGCGGACAGCGGCAGTTCGATCGACATCCACACCGCGGCAGGACCGGAGCAGCCCGCCCCGGCCCGGCCCCGAGGCATGGACGAGCCCCTGCGCAGCCTGCCGGCCCGCCCCCCGAGGTCCGAAGGCGCACCCGGCGTGCGCATATCCGGTGACCGGGCGACGGGCGGCGGGGAGTCCAACGGCTTCAGGACCGGCGCGCGTCCGCAGGGCGACACCAACTCCCCGACCGGCGACCGCGTGCGTGACGGCCGAGGAGTCGTGTCCGGGCGCGCCGTGGCTCCCGGCAGGGCCCAGGGCCCGCTCCCCGGGACCGCCCCCGCGGGCGGCCGGGTCGGAATGGCGACACCCGCGCGCAATCAGTACGCGGGGCAGGGGGAGACATCGCGGGCCGCGCTCGTGCCGCTGCTGCCCGGCGTGGTGGTGGCGCTCGCCGCCGTGGTGCTCGGCGGCGGTTTCTACTGGTCGCTCCGGCAGGGGCACGCGCTCTTCCCGTCCGGCACGGTCGGCTGGTGCCTCGCGATCCTGACCGGGATCATCGTCGGCCACCTCGTCGCGCTCGGCCGCGACCGCTGGTGGGGCGGCACCGGATCCGGCGCGGCCCTCACCCTCGCCGTGCTGCTCCTGTACGGCTGGGTGCCCGCGGGCATGGTCAGCCTCACGGTCGTCGTCCTCGTCGGCATCGCCCGCAGGCACCGCTGGCGCCAGGGCCTGTTGCACGGGGCGATCGACATCCTCGGCATCGGAGCGGGCGCCCTCGTCCTCGCCGCGTTCGGCCGCGTGCCGTCCGTCGAGGCGCCGTGGAAGCCGGAGGGCTGGAGCATCTCGGCCGTGCCCGAGGTGGCCCTCGCGGCGTTCGCGTATCTGCTGATCACCCGCACTCTGCTCTGGTACGTGCATGCACCACCGAATTCGGGGCTGCCGACCGTCGCCCGCACAGCGCTCGTGCGGCAGGCCCTTGTCGCCGTCGCGCTGCTCGGGATCGCGCCGCTGATCTGCGTCGTCGCGATCGCCCTGCCGGTGCTGCTTCCGCTGTTCGCGATCCCGTTGATCGCGCTCGACTCCACGCTGTGGATCGCGCGGGCCCGCGCCGAGGAGCAACTGCGCGACCCGCTCACCGGTCTGCCGAACCGGCAGTGGCTACTGGAGCGGACCTGGAGCGCGCTCGACGACGCCGAGCGGATCGGGGTGCGCAGCGCGCTGATGCTGATCGACCTCGACCGGTTCCGTTCGGTGAACGACACGCTCGGCCACCTCGCCGGTGACCGGCTCCTGCTGCAGATCGCGGATCGGCTGAGAGCGGCACTGCCGCGCGGTGCGGAGGTCGCGCGCCTCGGCGGCGACGAGTTCGCCGTGCTGCTGCCTGTCGCCGACTCCACGACGTCCGCGACGCGCGTGGCCCGCAACCTCGTGGCGACCCTCGGTTCGCCTCTCGACCTGGACGGTCTGACCCTCGTACTGGAGGCGAGCGCGGGACTCGCCGTCTTCCCCGACCACGCGCTGGACGCCGAGGGGCTGCTGCGCCGGGCCGACGTCGCGATGTACCAGGCCAAGCGGGACCGCACCGGTGTGGAGGTCTACGAGTCGAAGCGGGACTCCAACACGCCCGACCGGCTCGGCCTGTTGGGCGATCTGCGGCGCGCGCTCGACGCGGGCGACGTAGAGCTGCACTATCAGCCGAAGGTCCGGTTCGACGGGCACGTGGCGGGCCTGGAGGCGCTCGTACGGTGGGTGCACCCGGAGCGAGGAAAGGTCCCGCCGGACGAGTTCATCGCCATCGCCGAGTCCTCCGGGCTCATGCCGCATCTGACCGAGTACGTCCTGGAGACGGCGCTCGGACAGGTCGCGCGCTGGCGTGCGCAGGGGCTGCACGTGCCGGTCGCGGTCAACGTGTCGCCGCGTGATGTGCACACGCCCGGCTTCGCGGGAGCGGTCGCCGCGCGGCTCGCTCGGCACGGGGTCCCTGCCGGGTCGTTGCAGCTGGAGATAACGGAGCACGTGCTGCTCGAGGACCCGCAGCGGGCGGCGGACACCCTGGCGGGGCTTACGGGGCACGGCGTGAAGATGTCGCTCGACGACTTCGGCACTGGTTACTCGTCGCTGGTCCACCTGCGGCGGCTCCCGGTGAGCGAGTTGAAGATCGACCGGTCGTTCGTGGCCCGGCTCGCCGTGGACAACGAGGACGCGGAGATCGTGCGCTGCACCGTCGACCTGGCGCATTCGCTCGGCCTGCTGGTCGTGGCGGAGGGCGTCGAGGACGACGAGACGTGGGAGCGGCTGCGGGAC
Protein-coding sequences here:
- a CDS encoding TetR family transcriptional regulator, encoding MSHTLGARQAQKQKTRQALLDAALELLEDQSLSSLGLREVTRAVGVTPTAFYRHFESTADLGVALVEEALGSLHAVIRDALTATWDSDERIARTIELIARHVQAYPAHVRFIARERHGGVQRVREAIGEQLAQFADEVREALRHDPDAAGWSQEDLMMLANLYVDHMLETASLLLSTDTEDFGRVARQAERQLRLVSIGRKHWLDVS
- a CDS encoding pentapeptide repeat-containing protein: MQGRGVAGDGKLGGHHLDRLREHRSGRGVVEVSHGGLDSTSPRACTRRSARNAPGHRAVGGDQGAEHDEVGDAETEPEEGAAAPLGAAPQGDGREDDRDGAEEDVHDEQPDQTEDERGDGHAVDVTPSDGAGLRPRLLGARLCGARFRGTRFRGTRLCGARFCGELHGDTP
- a CDS encoding cysteine desulfurase family protein, giving the protein MAYLDHAATTPMLPEAVEVMTAQLAVTGNASSLHAAGRRARRTVEESRETLAESLGARPSEVVFTSGGTEADNLAVKGLYWARRAADPARTRVLASPVEHHAVLDAVHWLAEHEGAIVEYLPVDAHGRVHAEALREAIERNPDDLALATVMWANNEIGTIQPVRELADVAGEFEVPLHADAVQAYGQIPVDFAASGLAAMTVSGHKVGGSYGIGALLLGREYTPVPVLHGGGQERHVRSGTLDVPAIAAFATAGRIATEQREWFAREIGALRDDLVDAVRSAAPEAILGGDPAPGGRLPANAHFTFPGCEGDSLLLLLDAQGIECSTGSACTAGVAQPSHVLLATGTDPDLARGTLRFSLGHTTTKADVEAVATAIGPVVERARSAGLS
- a CDS encoding N-acetylmuramoyl-L-alanine amidase; the encoded protein is MGKQGAGSGKGRGGDHDRGVSRRTLIIGGAASAVGVGLLARGDLARMWWQMPGVDKPREAGAVDFKGAEWVAAASANWRRADRPDDYTIDRVIIHVTQGSYQGTLKVFKDPWHGAAAHYVVRQDGHIAQMIRELDVAFHAGNRDYNERSVGIEHEGFVDRPADFTDAMYESSARLTARICRRYDIPVDRKHIIGHVEVPGTDHTDPGPNWDWDRYIRLVKAAYERAGSTKA
- the mnmA gene encoding tRNA 2-thiouridine(34) synthase MnmA; the protein is MTSQTPQRSAGPEKAARPLRVLAAMSGGVDSAVAAARAAEAGHDVTGVHLALSANPQSFRTGARGCCTIEDSRDARRAADVIGIPFYVWDLADRFREDVVEDFIAEYEAGRTPNPCLRCNEKIKFAALLDKALALGFDAVCTGHYAQVIVNGNGDRELHRAADMAKDQSYVLGVLDDRQLAHAMFPLGDTETTKEEIRAEAERRDLAVAKKPDSHDICFIADGDTQGFLANRLGKAEGDIVDESGDKLGTHEGAFGYTIGQRKGLRIGRPAPDGKPRYVLDISPVDNTVTVGPVEALDVTALTAIKPRWCGAAPSGPGTYTAQLRAHGGETEVSAELVDDELQVRFTEAVRGVAPGQAIVLYDGTRVVGSATIATTERAAAVA
- a CDS encoding DUF427 domain-containing protein; this encodes MTQGHTITVEQGSEHVRVVHDGQVVAESSRPLVLKETGCPVRYYLPPEDVRTELLTPSNTTTHCPFKGDASYWSLPGAQDLVWAYPEPKAEVAAVKDHLCFYETQVDAA
- a CDS encoding nuclear transport factor 2 family protein, whose translation is MALDPTDRTAITELLSLHGHLIDSGELDRLDELFTPDVVYDISDFGQPPLHGPAAIKDAALALGAGNPVAHHITNVVLTEVAADRVHALSKGIGINTDGTTGSATYEDTVVRGADGWRIARRKIIARRVPLGGR
- a CDS encoding TIGR00730 family Rossman fold protein, with product MNICVFLSAADLDERYTRPAREFAELLGKGGHTLVWGGSESGLMKVVADGVAESGGRLTGVSVDFLAAKARVVAEPDQMVIAKDLAERKALLLEKSDAVVIMVGGTGTLDEATEILELKKHGKTDKPIVLLNSAGFYDGLKEQFRRMEDEGFLPIPLTDLVFFAEEPVGALAYLEESRGVE
- a CDS encoding SDR family oxidoreductase, which produces MAGMATHVITGAGSGIGAAVARRLHERGDEIVLHARDAGRAKELAAQFPGARTLVGDLADPDKLSWAFSHQTLPDRIDSLLHIAGIVDLGKVGELTPKSWRHQLNVNLIAPAELTRHFLPQLRLAQGHVLFVNSGAGLNANADWSAYAASKHGLKALADSLRQEEHGNGVRVTSVYPGRTASPMQAKVHHQEGKEYDESRWIDPESMATTIVMALDLPRDAEVNDLTVRPGR